One Thermostichus vulcanus str. 'Rupite' DNA segment encodes these proteins:
- a CDS encoding response regulator transcription factor, with protein MARILVIEDDPSILDILRINLELAGYEVVKASDGVRGQAMALQVIPDLIILDLMLPQVDGLTICQRLRREERTSEIPILMLTALGQTQDKIEGFNAGADDYLTKPFEVQELLVRVRALLRRSDRIPQTAKHSEILSYGPLTLVPERFEVVWFGKTIKLTHLEFDLLHCLMQRHGQTVSPSEILQEVWGYEPDDDIETIRVHIRHLRTKLEPDPRHPQYIKTVYGAGYCLELPNIAEPGQGQPELAKEGLK; from the coding sequence ATGGCTCGCATACTCGTCATTGAAGATGATCCTTCTATCCTGGATATCCTGCGCATCAACCTGGAGTTAGCGGGCTACGAAGTGGTAAAGGCTAGCGATGGGGTACGCGGGCAGGCAATGGCCTTGCAAGTGATCCCCGACCTGATCATCCTCGATCTGATGCTGCCTCAAGTGGATGGCCTGACCATCTGTCAGCGCTTGCGGCGAGAAGAGCGCACCAGTGAGATCCCCATTTTGATGCTCACCGCCCTTGGGCAAACCCAGGACAAGATTGAAGGCTTTAATGCTGGCGCAGACGACTACCTGACCAAACCCTTTGAGGTACAGGAGTTGCTGGTGCGGGTACGGGCTTTGTTGCGCCGCTCGGATCGGATCCCGCAGACTGCTAAGCACAGCGAAATTCTCAGCTATGGGCCACTTACCTTAGTACCAGAGCGCTTCGAGGTGGTATGGTTTGGCAAAACCATTAAGCTCACTCACCTGGAGTTTGATTTGCTCCATTGCTTGATGCAGCGCCACGGCCAGACGGTTTCCCCCAGCGAAATTTTGCAAGAGGTATGGGGTTACGAACCGGACGACGACATTGAAACCATTCGCGTCCATATTCGCCACCTGCGTACTAAACTGGAGCCGGATCCTCGCCATCCGCAATACATCAAAACAGTCTATGGGGCAGGGTACTGCCTGGAGTTACCCAACATTGCCGAACCTGGTCAAGGGCAGCCGGAACTGGCCAAAGAGGGTCTCAAATAG
- a CDS encoding ABC transporter permease, with product MTQTTQTTDKADLFGILYRRPFLTLIILLGPPLLWLLVLYLGPLFTLLLQSFYHLDPFTGLVLRQFTLATYRDLLTSANLDIFARSFVMALVVTVAAIVLALPLAYTMVRLASPRWKGFLYLLVLLPLWSSYLIRVYAWKLILAKEGILTYLLTHLGLQGWVEKILHLPGIGGPSLAVSNLGIFLVFLYVWLPYMILPIHAALERVPDSLIEASGDLGARGWQTFRHVIFPLTLPGILAGSVFTFSLTLGDFVVPYSLGNSSYFIGQAVLAFQGTSGNIPLAAAFTVVPMGIMIVYLLVAKRLGAFEQVS from the coding sequence ATGACCCAAACAACTCAGACAACGGATAAAGCCGATCTGTTCGGAATTCTCTATCGCCGACCTTTCCTCACCCTTATCATCCTGTTGGGGCCACCCTTACTCTGGCTGTTGGTTTTGTATTTGGGGCCCCTGTTCACCCTGCTGCTACAGAGTTTTTATCATTTGGATCCCTTTACGGGTCTGGTGCTACGTCAATTCACCTTGGCCACCTATCGGGACTTGCTCACATCTGCCAATTTGGATATTTTTGCTCGCAGCTTTGTCATGGCTCTGGTGGTGACTGTGGCGGCAATTGTGTTGGCTTTGCCTTTGGCTTATACAATGGTGCGGCTGGCCTCTCCCCGTTGGAAAGGGTTTTTGTATCTATTGGTGCTCTTGCCGCTCTGGTCTAGCTATTTGATTCGGGTCTACGCCTGGAAGTTGATCTTGGCCAAAGAAGGGATCCTCACTTATCTGTTGACCCATTTAGGGCTGCAAGGCTGGGTGGAGAAGATTTTACATTTACCTGGGATTGGTGGGCCATCGCTGGCAGTCTCCAATTTGGGCATTTTTTTGGTGTTTCTCTACGTTTGGCTGCCCTATATGATTCTTCCTATTCATGCGGCTCTGGAGCGGGTTCCCGATAGCTTGATTGAGGCTTCTGGAGATTTGGGCGCTAGGGGATGGCAAACCTTTCGTCATGTGATTTTCCCCCTCACGTTGCCCGGGATCCTGGCGGGATCTGTCTTTACTTTTTCCCTAACCCTAGGGGATTTTGTGGTGCCCTATTCACTGGGTAATTCCAGCTACTTTATTGGACAAGCGGTTCTGGCTTTTCAAGGCACCTCTGGAAATATTCCACTGGCGGCGGCCTTCACGGTGGTGCCGATGGGGATCATGATTGTCTATTTGTTGGTGGCTAAGCGATTGGGGGCGTTTGAACAAGTTTCTTGA
- a CDS encoding sigma-70 family RNA polymerase sigma factor, which translates to MQAARDTFNADKAEDAELIQRCLNGDSQSFRQLYRKYQRSVRNILYPLCGADPLDDLVQEVFLRAWKGLPHFRGSAQFSTWLYRICWNVASDQRRRHARQRSQTQELTLSASAAYPGPDMMQLHHQQALQRGMAQLSPEHSMVLVLHDLEDLPQREIAHILGIPVGTVKSRLFHARATIRKHLLQEGITP; encoded by the coding sequence GTGCAGGCGGCGAGGGATACATTCAATGCAGACAAGGCAGAGGATGCCGAGCTGATCCAACGTTGCCTGAACGGGGATAGCCAAAGCTTTCGCCAACTTTACCGCAAATACCAGCGGTCGGTGCGCAACATTCTCTACCCCTTGTGTGGAGCGGATCCTTTGGACGATCTGGTGCAGGAGGTGTTTCTGCGGGCGTGGAAAGGATTGCCCCACTTCCGGGGTTCAGCCCAATTTTCCACCTGGCTCTACCGCATCTGCTGGAATGTGGCCTCGGATCAACGGCGGCGCCATGCCCGTCAGCGATCCCAAACCCAAGAGCTGACACTGTCCGCGTCAGCGGCTTATCCTGGCCCAGACATGATGCAGTTGCACCATCAGCAAGCCTTACAACGGGGCATGGCTCAGCTTAGCCCGGAACACAGCATGGTGCTGGTTTTACATGATCTCGAAGATCTGCCCCAGAGGGAAATTGCCCACATTTTGGGGATCCCGGTGGGAACGGTAAAGTCCCGACTGTTTCATGCCCGTGCCACCATTCGCAAACACCTACTTCAGGAGGGAATTACCCCATGA
- a CDS encoding acyl-CoA thioesterase, protein MTHPFQVSLSIQVKTYDTDYAGVVSNLVYLRWLEDLRLALLDAYFPLQGQLAQGYTPVLRRTEIDYRRPVRLFDPVIGRMWLPKISHMKWYISAEFEVEGSLVATAEQVGAFLDLNTWKPIPVPPDFARGFSSLKSE, encoded by the coding sequence ATGACACATCCCTTTCAGGTCTCTTTGTCCATCCAAGTCAAAACCTACGATACCGACTACGCGGGGGTGGTGAGCAACCTCGTCTACCTGCGTTGGTTAGAGGATTTGCGACTGGCGCTACTGGATGCCTATTTCCCCTTGCAAGGACAGTTGGCCCAAGGGTACACCCCGGTGCTGCGACGCACAGAAATTGACTACCGGCGGCCTGTGCGGCTGTTCGATCCCGTGATCGGGCGCATGTGGCTTCCCAAAATCTCCCACATGAAGTGGTACATCTCCGCCGAGTTTGAAGTGGAGGGATCCCTGGTAGCCACGGCAGAGCAAGTGGGGGCTTTTTTGGATCTCAACACCTGGAAACCGATCCCGGTACCGCCGGATTTTGCCCGTGGGTTTTCTTCATTAAAATCTGAATGA
- a CDS encoding TIGR00300 family protein, with the protein MSSLIQYLMCPPDHYEVDYVINPWMVGNVHRSSRERAVQQWQALYQHLSQRAKVHLVEPVQGWPDMVFTANAGLILGSTVVLSRFYHPERQGEQPHFKAWFEKQGYTVYELPPALAFEGAGDALLDRAGRWLWAGYGFRSMLESHPYLAKWLEIEVLSLRLVDERFYHLDTCFCPLSEGYLLYYPAAFDAYSNRLIEMRVPPEKRIPVQEADAIHFACNAVDVNGTILVNWVSPELEATLQERGFTVVQTDLTEFLKAGGAAKCLTLRLNETVAPQTDPVATVLSRTVTLQGHLVDSALLTEAVDCIVENGGSFQILKFHLGEKRQSTSTVELSVSAPTEEMLDTILSGLIERGARLAEQSHQDARLERVQKSGVAPDDFYVTTIYPTEVRVAGQWIPVQRQRMDGVIVVKGSAAYCTLIRDLQVGDAVVCGVEGIRTLRQASKERGSQEFTFMGSGVSSERRVEILVEQIAWELRRIKERGGKTVVVAGPVVIHTGGGSHLATLIRGGYVQALLGGNAIAVHDLEQNLYGTSLGVDLVRGNAVKGGHKHHLKTINLIRKHGSIRAAVEAGVITGGVFYECIRAGVPFSLAGSIRDDGPLPDTEMDLVKAQQDYARLIQGADMVLMLSSMLHSIGVGNMTPAGVKLICVDINPAVVTKLADRGSLESVGIVTDVGLFLSLLVQQLARLGQGYERPQPVLTSR; encoded by the coding sequence ATGTCTAGTCTGATTCAGTATTTAATGTGCCCACCTGACCATTACGAGGTGGACTATGTGATCAACCCCTGGATGGTGGGGAATGTGCATCGATCCTCGCGGGAACGGGCGGTGCAGCAATGGCAGGCTTTGTACCAACACCTCTCGCAGCGGGCCAAGGTTCATTTGGTGGAGCCTGTTCAGGGGTGGCCAGATATGGTCTTTACTGCCAATGCCGGGTTAATTCTTGGATCTACAGTGGTGCTGAGCCGCTTTTATCACCCAGAACGGCAGGGGGAACAACCCCATTTCAAGGCCTGGTTTGAGAAGCAGGGGTACACCGTCTATGAATTGCCACCTGCACTGGCTTTTGAGGGGGCTGGTGATGCCCTGTTGGATCGGGCGGGGCGCTGGCTGTGGGCCGGTTATGGCTTTCGCTCCATGCTAGAGTCTCACCCCTACCTGGCCAAGTGGCTGGAGATTGAGGTGTTGTCCCTAAGGCTGGTGGATGAGCGGTTCTACCACCTAGACACCTGCTTCTGCCCGCTTTCGGAAGGGTATTTGCTCTACTATCCGGCAGCTTTTGATGCCTATTCCAATCGTTTGATCGAGATGCGGGTGCCCCCTGAAAAACGGATCCCTGTTCAGGAGGCGGATGCCATCCACTTTGCCTGCAATGCGGTGGATGTCAACGGCACGATTCTGGTGAATTGGGTCAGCCCCGAGCTGGAGGCCACCTTGCAGGAGCGGGGCTTCACGGTAGTCCAGACTGATCTGACGGAGTTTTTGAAAGCAGGTGGGGCGGCCAAGTGTTTAACGCTGCGGTTGAACGAGACCGTTGCTCCCCAAACGGATCCGGTCGCCACCGTATTGAGCCGAACTGTAACCCTCCAAGGTCACTTGGTGGACAGTGCCCTTCTCACGGAGGCGGTCGATTGCATCGTGGAAAATGGCGGCAGCTTCCAGATCCTCAAGTTCCATTTGGGAGAAAAGCGCCAAAGCACTTCGACGGTGGAACTGTCGGTTTCTGCTCCAACTGAGGAAATGCTGGATACCATTCTCAGTGGTTTGATCGAGCGGGGAGCCCGGCTAGCGGAGCAAAGCCATCAGGATGCCCGCCTAGAACGGGTGCAAAAATCAGGGGTGGCTCCGGATGATTTCTATGTCACCACCATTTATCCCACGGAAGTGCGGGTAGCGGGCCAATGGATCCCGGTGCAACGGCAGCGGATGGACGGGGTGATTGTGGTTAAGGGATCCGCAGCCTATTGCACCCTGATCCGCGATTTGCAGGTGGGGGATGCGGTGGTCTGTGGCGTGGAAGGGATCCGTACCCTGCGCCAAGCCAGCAAAGAACGGGGATCCCAGGAATTTACCTTTATGGGATCGGGGGTATCCAGTGAGCGGCGGGTGGAGATCCTGGTGGAACAGATTGCCTGGGAATTGCGCCGCATCAAAGAGCGGGGTGGCAAAACCGTGGTGGTGGCGGGGCCGGTGGTGATCCATACCGGCGGGGGATCCCATTTGGCTACTTTGATCCGCGGAGGCTATGTACAGGCTCTGTTGGGGGGCAATGCCATTGCTGTACACGACCTGGAACAAAATCTCTACGGCACCTCGCTGGGAGTGGATCTGGTGCGGGGCAATGCTGTTAAGGGGGGGCACAAGCATCACCTCAAGACCATCAATCTCATCCGCAAGCACGGCAGCATTCGGGCGGCGGTGGAAGCGGGGGTGATCACTGGAGGCGTTTTCTACGAGTGTATTCGTGCTGGGGTGCCTTTCTCACTGGCAGGATCGATTCGGGATGATGGGCCGCTGCCGGATACGGAGATGGACTTGGTCAAGGCGCAGCAAGACTATGCCCGCTTGATCCAGGGGGCAGATATGGTGTTGATGCTCTCTAGCATGTTGCACTCAATTGGTGTTGGCAACATGACTCCCGCAGGGGTGAAGCTGATCTGTGTGGATATCAACCCAGCGGTGGTGACCAAGCTGGCGGATCGGGGATCCCTGGAGTCGGTGGGGATCGTGACGGATGTGGGCTTGTTCTTGAGCTTACTGGTGCAGCAGTTGGCTCGTTTGGGGCAAGGGTATGAGCGCCCACAACCTGTACTGACCTCTCGTTAG
- the rimI gene encoding ribosomal protein S18-alanine N-acetyltransferase, giving the protein MSSGVAYRLEVLDSTALPQLLQLDQLCFGGHWGEQGYQTELERPSSIVLGAFLEEWFPNSSGQDLVGFGILWRIEEEAHIISLAVHPAHQRRGLGRTILLELLHQARSLGCAWATLEVKASNQAALHLYESVGFQKLGERKGYYNGEDGWVYWKKPI; this is encoded by the coding sequence TTGAGTAGCGGTGTTGCCTACCGTTTGGAAGTACTGGATAGTACAGCTTTGCCGCAACTGTTGCAGTTGGATCAGCTGTGTTTTGGCGGTCATTGGGGAGAACAAGGGTATCAAACGGAGTTGGAACGGCCCAGTAGCATCGTGCTAGGCGCTTTCCTAGAGGAATGGTTCCCCAATTCCTCTGGTCAAGACTTGGTAGGATTTGGCATTCTTTGGCGCATTGAGGAGGAAGCCCATATCATCTCTCTAGCGGTTCATCCTGCCCATCAAAGACGAGGTTTGGGGAGAACCATTCTGCTAGAACTTCTACATCAAGCCAGAAGCTTGGGTTGTGCTTGGGCAACGCTGGAGGTCAAAGCCTCCAATCAAGCGGCTCTTCATCTCTACGAGTCAGTCGGGTTTCAAAAGTTGGGAGAACGCAAAGGCTACTACAACGGCGAAGATGGTTGGGTGTATTGGAAGAAACCCATCTAG
- a CDS encoding DUF4434 domain-containing protein has translation MDSKGLTGSPLAITGTFLDEISHDIPSANWGCEDWAKDFAAMRQDGIDTVILIRAGYRDRATFPSKVLAKLHPTLIVDEDLVALFLGLAEQEGMTFFLGTYDSGDYWLQGNYQAEIDLNLAFADEVWERYGSSPAFGGWYISHEINTFDLGMMQVYEQLSQHLRCLKPLPILISPYIRGRKQFAQAISLEEHEREWDQVFARLQGKVDCVAFQDGQIDFAELPDYLAVNAALAQRYGIACWSNIESFDRDVHIKFPPIAWPKLRFKLEAAQAAGVDKLITFEYSHFLSPNSIYPAAHNLNRRYRNWVKSLSLQGSNDDPNNSDNG, from the coding sequence ATGGACTCAAAAGGTTTAACCGGATCCCCGCTTGCGATTACAGGCACTTTCCTGGATGAAATCAGCCATGATATCCCCTCTGCCAACTGGGGATGCGAAGATTGGGCTAAGGACTTTGCCGCCATGCGTCAAGACGGCATTGATACGGTGATCTTGATTCGGGCGGGTTACCGGGATCGAGCCACCTTCCCTTCAAAGGTGCTGGCCAAACTCCACCCCACTTTAATCGTGGATGAGGACTTGGTGGCGCTGTTTTTGGGCTTGGCAGAACAGGAGGGCATGACCTTCTTCCTGGGCACTTATGATTCTGGTGATTATTGGTTACAGGGAAACTATCAAGCGGAGATCGACCTGAATCTGGCGTTTGCCGACGAAGTTTGGGAGCGCTATGGTTCTAGCCCAGCTTTTGGGGGTTGGTACATCAGCCACGAAATCAACACCTTTGATTTGGGCATGATGCAAGTGTATGAGCAGCTTTCTCAACATCTCCGCTGCCTCAAGCCCTTGCCGATTTTGATCTCTCCCTATATTCGGGGCCGCAAGCAATTTGCACAGGCCATTTCCCTAGAAGAACACGAACGAGAATGGGATCAAGTCTTTGCCCGTTTGCAAGGCAAAGTGGATTGTGTTGCCTTTCAAGATGGACAGATAGACTTTGCCGAGTTGCCAGACTATTTGGCAGTTAATGCTGCTCTGGCCCAACGATATGGTATCGCTTGTTGGTCGAATATCGAAAGCTTTGATCGAGATGTGCATATCAAGTTTCCACCAATTGCCTGGCCGAAGTTGCGGTTTAAGCTAGAAGCCGCTCAAGCAGCAGGGGTAGATAAGTTAATTACCTTCGAGTATTCACACTTTCTCAGCCCCAATTCTATATATCCAGCGGCCCACAACCTCAACCGACGCTACCGAAATTGGGTAAAAAGTTTATCTTTGCAGGGATCCAATGATGACCCAAACAACTCAGACAACGGATAA
- a CDS encoding 5-(carboxyamino)imidazole ribonucleotide synthase, which produces MEQQTSQPVGVIGGGQLAQMMGLAARQLGIPWVVQTAAPTDPAVAVAQEVIWGSVTDVAATAQLLERCPVVTFENEFIPLSELLPLDPEGSRFRPSLNTLKPLLDKGEQRKFLAHLGLPVPAFQLLPDWAERADLASLDSLVDRLSRVSGGNRFPVVLKQRRHGYDGQGTQILQNTQALQQALQQQPGIPFLLEEWIPFERELAVVVARSITGEIRVYPVVETLQVEQICRRVIVPARIPEPITVKVQEIATDLMEKLEAVGVFGLELFWVPEGQPFASAMRSTKAGIWINELSPRVHNSGHYTLEACLTSQFEQHLRAITGLPLGDPSLRCAGAVMVNLLGYEHSQSDYAEKRAALARIPNATVHWYDKTPARPGRKLGHVTVCLPTAADGFQAEALATQIESLWYEQL; this is translated from the coding sequence GTGGAACAACAGACATCACAACCGGTTGGGGTGATTGGCGGCGGTCAGTTGGCGCAGATGATGGGTCTGGCCGCCCGCCAGTTGGGGATCCCTTGGGTGGTCCAAACGGCGGCTCCCACCGATCCGGCAGTGGCGGTGGCGCAGGAGGTAATTTGGGGCTCGGTTACCGATGTGGCAGCAACAGCCCAACTGCTGGAGCGATGCCCTGTGGTCACTTTTGAAAATGAGTTTATTCCGCTGTCTGAGCTTTTGCCCCTGGATCCCGAGGGATCCCGGTTTCGCCCCAGCCTAAATACTCTCAAGCCGCTGCTGGATAAAGGGGAGCAACGAAAGTTCTTGGCTCACTTAGGGTTGCCTGTGCCTGCGTTTCAACTCCTGCCGGACTGGGCTGAGAGGGCAGATCTTGCAAGTTTAGATTCTCTGGTTGATCGCCTGAGTCGGGTCAGTGGCGGCAACCGTTTCCCGGTTGTGCTCAAACAACGGCGCCATGGCTACGATGGCCAGGGCACGCAAATTCTCCAAAACACTCAGGCTTTGCAGCAGGCCCTGCAACAACAGCCTGGGATCCCTTTCCTGTTGGAGGAATGGATCCCGTTTGAGCGGGAGTTGGCGGTTGTGGTGGCACGCAGCATAACCGGAGAGATCCGGGTTTACCCAGTGGTGGAAACGCTGCAGGTGGAGCAAATCTGTCGGCGGGTGATTGTGCCTGCTCGCATTCCCGAACCGATTACGGTCAAGGTGCAAGAGATTGCCACGGATCTGATGGAAAAACTGGAGGCCGTCGGGGTTTTTGGTCTAGAGCTGTTTTGGGTGCCAGAGGGTCAACCTTTCGCGTCAGCGATGCGGAGCACTAAGGCCGGGATTTGGATCAATGAACTCTCCCCACGGGTTCACAACTCCGGTCACTACACGTTGGAGGCCTGCTTGACTTCCCAATTTGAGCAGCACCTGCGGGCGATCACGGGCTTACCGCTAGGGGATCCCTCCCTTCGCTGCGCGGGGGCCGTGATGGTGAACCTTTTGGGCTACGAACATTCTCAGTCGGACTATGCTGAGAAACGGGCTGCACTGGCGCGGATCCCGAATGCCACCGTTCATTGGTACGACAAAACCCCAGCCCGTCCCGGTCGAAAATTAGGGCATGTTACCGTTTGCTTGCCCACAGCAGCTGATGGGTTCCAGGCAGAAGCTCTGGCCACCCAGATCGAATCCCTATGGTATGAACAGCTATGA
- a CDS encoding Spy/CpxP family protein refolding chaperone yields MKRTLVWIPLLSLGLLYLGAVNQSTVAQPSRPRVTELRRNLRDLNLSAEQLRQLQQIRHRKQEELLDRTLELRTARRQLRELLVSDAPESEVEAQFQRVQRLAQEVNASRFEAVLEMRQVLSPEQRQQLLQAIEDLLPL; encoded by the coding sequence ATGAAAAGAACTCTGGTGTGGATCCCTCTTTTGAGTTTGGGCCTGCTGTACTTGGGAGCTGTGAATCAATCCACAGTAGCCCAGCCAAGTCGCCCACGGGTCACAGAGCTGCGCCGCAACCTGCGGGATCTAAACCTATCTGCCGAGCAATTGCGCCAACTGCAACAAATCCGCCACCGCAAACAAGAGGAGCTCCTGGATCGCACCCTCGAGCTGAGAACCGCCCGTCGCCAACTGCGAGAGCTACTGGTCAGCGATGCCCCCGAATCGGAAGTAGAAGCTCAATTTCAGCGGGTACAACGGCTAGCCCAAGAAGTGAATGCCAGTCGCTTTGAAGCCGTTTTGGAAATGCGCCAAGTCCTCAGCCCAGAACAACGACAACAACTGTTACAGGCGATTGAAGATCTCTTGCCACTCTAA
- a CDS encoding ABC transporter ATP-binding protein: protein MAESLFTSTSAAAHQTSSCILQLDGVSKGFPGQQQLVLSEIQFRLPKGDLLGIVGPSGCGKTTLLRTIAGFEQPDAGRIIIGDRVVAGAGQWIPPEQRGVGLVFQDFALFPHLDVLANVMFGLRPTGVNGLRPTGVNGLRPTGVNGLRKVNGSQWAEGTAQGARERAYEVLRLVGLEEFARRYPHELSGGQQQRVALARALAPNPSLILLDEPLSNLDVQVRHYLREEIRRILKETQTSAIFVTHDQEEALCLSDWVAVMRQGRIEQWGSPEEIYRDPATRFVAEFITQANFLACKRQDQGWQAENLLRIPTQVLKAPLDPELHRGELMVRQEDLQLYPDPTGEITIRDRQFLGREYRYCLISDAGKELHALTREVLPIGSRVQIAVEEARLFPVHEAVQQVASR, encoded by the coding sequence ATGGCTGAGTCTCTGTTCACCTCAACATCCGCTGCTGCTCACCAAACTTCCTCTTGCATTCTCCAGCTCGATGGCGTTAGCAAAGGGTTTCCTGGTCAGCAGCAACTGGTTTTAAGTGAAATCCAGTTTCGCCTGCCCAAAGGGGATCTATTGGGGATTGTCGGTCCTTCCGGGTGTGGCAAGACGACGCTGCTACGCACCATTGCAGGCTTTGAGCAACCGGATGCCGGCCGTATCATCATAGGAGATCGGGTTGTGGCTGGGGCTGGGCAGTGGATCCCACCGGAGCAGCGGGGGGTGGGGCTGGTGTTTCAGGATTTTGCCCTTTTCCCACACTTGGACGTGTTGGCGAATGTGATGTTTGGCCTCCGGCCCACTGGCGTGAATGGCCTCCGGCCCACTGGCGTGAATGGCCTCCGGCCCACTGGCGTGAATGGCCTCCGGAAGGTGAATGGTTCACAGTGGGCTGAAGGCACTGCCCAAGGGGCGAGGGAACGGGCTTATGAAGTCTTGCGGTTGGTGGGATTAGAGGAGTTCGCCCGGCGCTATCCGCACGAGCTTTCAGGAGGGCAGCAACAACGGGTCGCTTTGGCCCGTGCTTTGGCTCCGAATCCCAGCTTGATTCTCTTGGATGAGCCCCTGAGCAACTTGGATGTGCAGGTGCGCCACTACCTCCGGGAAGAGATCCGCAGAATTCTGAAGGAAACCCAGACTTCTGCCATTTTTGTTACCCACGATCAAGAGGAGGCCCTTTGCCTTTCCGATTGGGTGGCGGTGATGAGGCAGGGTCGCATTGAACAATGGGGATCCCCGGAGGAAATCTATCGGGATCCGGCTACCCGCTTTGTGGCGGAATTTATTACCCAGGCCAATTTTTTAGCCTGTAAACGACAGGATCAAGGTTGGCAAGCTGAGAATTTGCTGCGGATCCCAACGCAAGTTTTAAAAGCTCCCCTAGATCCCGAACTCCACCGAGGAGAGTTGATGGTGCGGCAGGAGGACTTACAGCTGTATCCGGATCCAACTGGGGAGATCACCATTCGAGATCGGCAGTTTTTGGGACGGGAGTATCGCTATTGCCTGATTTCCGATGCTGGGAAGGAATTGCATGCGCTGACACGAGAGGTGCTGCCGATTGGATCCCGTGTTCAGATTGCTGTGGAGGAAGCTCGTCTTTTCCCAGTGCATGAGGCCGTTCAACAGGTTGCTTCTCGATAG
- a CDS encoding ABC transporter ATP-binding protein codes for MVGSLVRSSGHLAVEGFSPEAVVTAEGVSKKFCRQLRRSLWYGVQDIATDLVGGSRQGDRLRPKEFWALQGVSFQLLPGQALGLVGSNGAGKSTLLRIISGLIKPDLGQVRVRGRLAPLIALGAGFNPILTGRENIYANMSILGLSTRQIQARFDAVVDFAEIWEAIDAPVQTYSSGMTARLGFACAVHIEPEILLIDEVLAVGDVRFRMKCYQRLARLRDQGTAFVLVSHNPNAILNVCEQSVYLKKGQLVAVGPTEQILRQYEADLSLGDGQSTAEFLRLPAKDPDESLGVDITALGFQDGEGNWQRHPTSGDPISLCVEVFSHRPIQRANVGVLISAVAGETERVLTLTCAAEDEYLTLPAGRSRVLMHLPNMGLLPGVYNLKVYVKEGVSSLDIVEYFRFAVHPGRLVSQCLFYQPRSWQVIPGSSLGA; via the coding sequence ATGGTTGGATCCCTGGTACGGTCCTCCGGTCATTTAGCGGTTGAAGGCTTTAGCCCGGAAGCGGTTGTCACAGCGGAGGGAGTGAGCAAAAAATTTTGTCGGCAGCTGCGGCGCTCCCTATGGTACGGGGTACAAGATATTGCCACGGATTTGGTCGGGGGATCCCGTCAGGGGGATCGGCTGCGACCCAAGGAATTTTGGGCTTTGCAAGGGGTCAGCTTTCAGTTGCTGCCTGGACAGGCTCTGGGACTGGTGGGATCCAATGGAGCTGGCAAAAGTACTCTGTTGCGCATCATCAGTGGCCTGATCAAGCCGGATTTGGGTCAGGTACGGGTGCGGGGGCGGTTGGCTCCCTTGATTGCCTTGGGGGCAGGGTTTAACCCCATTTTGACGGGGCGAGAAAACATCTACGCCAATATGTCTATTTTGGGCCTCTCCACCCGACAGATTCAGGCTCGATTCGATGCTGTGGTGGATTTTGCCGAAATTTGGGAGGCCATTGATGCACCTGTGCAAACCTATAGTTCTGGGATGACGGCTCGGTTGGGGTTTGCCTGTGCGGTACACATTGAGCCGGAGATTCTTCTCATCGACGAGGTGTTGGCGGTGGGGGATGTGCGCTTTCGCATGAAATGTTACCAACGGTTGGCTCGCTTGCGGGATCAAGGCACGGCGTTTGTGTTGGTATCCCATAATCCCAATGCCATTCTGAATGTCTGCGAGCAATCCGTATACCTGAAAAAGGGTCAGTTGGTGGCGGTTGGCCCGACTGAGCAGATTTTGCGGCAGTACGAAGCGGATCTCAGTTTGGGAGATGGCCAATCTACGGCAGAGTTTTTGCGCTTGCCTGCCAAGGATCCCGACGAAAGTTTGGGTGTGGATATTACTGCTCTCGGTTTTCAAGATGGGGAGGGGAACTGGCAACGCCATCCCACTAGCGGGGATCCAATCAGCTTGTGTGTAGAAGTGTTCAGTCATCGACCGATCCAGCGGGCCAATGTCGGGGTGTTGATCTCAGCAGTGGCGGGGGAAACGGAACGGGTATTAACCCTGACCTGTGCCGCTGAGGACGAATACCTGACGCTACCTGCGGGTCGATCCCGTGTTTTGATGCACCTGCCGAATATGGGGCTGTTGCCGGGGGTCTACAACCTCAAGGTGTATGTGAAAGAGGGGGTTTCTTCGCTGGATATTGTCGAGTACTTTCGCTTTGCCGTTCATCCCGGTCGGCTGGTTAGCCAATGCTTATTTTATCAGCCGCGCTCTTGGCAGGTGATCCCCGGTTCCAGTCTAGGGGCTTAG